The following proteins come from a genomic window of Heyndrickxia acidicola:
- a CDS encoding TIGR03943 family putative permease subunit — protein sequence MIRFIILFGFTYFFLQLHVSGNISKYINMKYSYLSFSMIFVMGFLSIYQLVKWVKEGDEKEKEREIKKQLKKQKKLEKKQGKVQPPVEKDDLFHNSQKAHIQDVHHSHDHHHTHEHDHEHHHHDHGHSHNGHHSHDHSHEENTWYKKVFVYGLLLIPLITGLFLPVATLNSTIVKAKGFHFAAIEDDDPYSNHQVLRPNSSLYYGKDEYSSMEQSDLKTYGSKQHVTLNDGNYFRALESIYNYPGNYENKTITLKGFVYRAGDLSNNQLYLLRFGIIHCIADAGVYGMMVDFPKDMKAEKENTWLQVTGTLSTIYNHQFQGTIPYLQVTSWKVIQQPSDPYVYRKYN from the coding sequence CTGATACGCTTTATCATTTTATTTGGATTTACGTACTTTTTTCTTCAACTGCATGTTTCTGGGAATATCAGTAAATATATTAATATGAAATATTCATATCTGTCCTTTTCTATGATCTTTGTAATGGGATTTCTATCCATCTATCAATTGGTCAAATGGGTAAAGGAAGGCGACGAGAAGGAAAAGGAAAGAGAAATTAAAAAGCAGTTAAAAAAGCAAAAGAAACTGGAAAAGAAGCAGGGGAAAGTACAGCCGCCTGTTGAAAAAGATGATTTATTCCACAACAGCCAAAAGGCTCATATTCAAGATGTGCATCACAGTCACGATCATCATCACACACACGAGCACGATCATGAGCACCACCACCACGATCATGGACATAGTCACAACGGTCATCATAGCCATGATCACTCGCATGAAGAAAACACTTGGTACAAAAAGGTTTTTGTATACGGACTGCTTCTCATTCCGTTGATTACAGGCTTGTTTTTGCCTGTCGCCACACTAAATTCGACGATTGTAAAAGCAAAGGGTTTTCACTTTGCAGCCATAGAGGATGATGATCCATACTCTAATCATCAGGTTTTACGCCCGAATTCCAGTCTTTATTATGGAAAAGATGAGTATTCATCCATGGAGCAATCAGACCTGAAAACCTATGGGTCTAAGCAGCATGTAACGCTAAATGATGGGAACTATTTCAGAGCCTTAGAAAGTATTTATAATTATCCTGGAAACTATGAAAATAAAACGATTACGCTAAAAGGATTCGTCTATCGTGCCGGTGATTTAAGTAATAATCAGCTTTATCTCCTGCGCTTTGGTATCATTCACTGTATTGCAGATGCAGGAGTATACGGCATGATGGTTGATTTTCCGAAAGATATGAAAGCAGAAAAGGAAAATACCTGGCTGCAAGTAACCGGAACACTAAGTACCATCTACAATCATCAATTCCAGGGAACCATTCCTTATTTACAGGTGACAAGCTGGAAAGTAATTCAGCAGCCGTCTGATCCGTATGTATATCGAAAATATAATTAA
- a CDS encoding permease: MLNQSFLQMNTIFISIIIEALPFIVLGVFIAAFIQMFITEEMIAKIMPKNRFLSIAIGTGIGSLFPACECGIVPITQRLVKKNVPLYSAMAFMLTGPIINPVVIFSTFIAFGDSWKMALYRSALAIAVAVVVSIIISYVFTENQLREYIEKKVSGLTHSHDHSHHDHSNMKFSEKLKDMVNHAIDEFFSVGKFLVFGALISSAMQTFIKTSTLLSLGHTKATAILVMMLLAFILSICSEADAFIASSFSGMFGTGPIIAFLVFGAMVDIKNLFMMLDVFKRKFVLALIGLIFVSVFIGSLFLSSFIN; encoded by the coding sequence TTGTTAAATCAATCCTTTTTACAAATGAATACAATTTTTATTAGTATTATTATTGAAGCACTGCCGTTTATTGTATTAGGTGTATTCATAGCAGCATTTATCCAAATGTTTATTACAGAAGAAATGATAGCAAAAATTATGCCAAAGAACCGATTTTTATCGATAGCAATAGGGACAGGCATCGGTTCATTGTTCCCTGCTTGTGAATGCGGGATTGTCCCCATTACACAAAGGCTTGTAAAGAAAAACGTTCCTCTTTATTCCGCAATGGCATTTATGTTGACGGGCCCCATCATTAATCCAGTAGTTATATTCTCTACGTTTATTGCTTTTGGTGATAGCTGGAAAATGGCGTTATACCGCAGTGCCCTGGCAATTGCGGTGGCAGTTGTCGTTTCAATTATTATTTCCTATGTATTTACGGAAAACCAATTAAGAGAATATATTGAAAAGAAAGTGAGCGGACTTACCCACTCACATGATCATTCCCATCATGACCATTCCAATATGAAATTCTCTGAGAAGCTAAAAGATATGGTTAATCATGCGATTGACGAATTCTTTTCTGTAGGTAAGTTTCTTGTCTTCGGAGCATTGATTTCATCAGCAATGCAAACCTTCATTAAGACAAGCACACTTCTTTCTTTAGGCCACACAAAGGCTACCGCTATTTTAGTCATGATGCTTTTAGCCTTTATTTTATCCATCTGTTCCGAAGCGGATGCCTTTATTGCGTCTTCTTTCAGCGGAATGTTTGGTACAGGCCCTATCATTGCTTTTCTGGTTTTTGGAGCAATGGTTGATATAAAAAATCTGTTTATGATGCTGGATGTATTTAAAAGAAAATTTGTCCTTGCTCTTATTGGGTTAATCTTTGTTTCGGTATTTATAGGCTCTTTGTTTTTATCAAGCTTTATTAATTAA
- a CDS encoding ABC transporter permease, with translation MDKFFLILSYTYTTKLKTKAFIITTIIMIACVTLMGNMSRIMDMFKGNDVKKIAIIDQSHILFQVYALQLKKINKDIEPVQVNSSEKQLQKDVFKGKYDGYLVLSLNEGLPSAIYKAPTLTDTDFSNYLEQALQIVKGGVAAAKLNLSPQQLSLLSDPVSFKQMTLGKNGKTSAQLAEARGLVYVLLFAIYFAVLSYANMVGTEIAKEKATRVMEILISSAAPVQQMFAKIAGIALLGLTQMAVLLGIGYLVLKQNMNTMQGSFFSVFGFGNTSPATILYAIIFFLLGYLLYATLAAFLGSLVSRIEDVQQVMLPMTFLVMIGFFIAMSGLGNPEAGFVTVTSYIPFFTPMIMFMRMGMLDLPIWQGLIGILILVVSILIFALIGAKIYRGGVLMYGKNTYLKNIKKALQLSKSK, from the coding sequence ATGGATAAGTTCTTTTTAATTCTGTCTTACACATATACGACAAAATTGAAGACAAAAGCCTTCATCATTACCACCATAATCATGATTGCATGTGTTACTCTAATGGGGAATATGAGCAGAATTATGGATATGTTTAAGGGGAATGATGTTAAAAAAATTGCCATTATTGATCAAAGTCATATACTTTTCCAGGTCTATGCCCTTCAGTTAAAGAAGATAAATAAGGACATAGAGCCTGTTCAGGTAAATAGTTCAGAAAAGCAGCTGCAAAAGGACGTCTTTAAAGGCAAATATGACGGATATCTTGTTCTATCTTTAAATGAGGGGCTGCCTTCCGCGATATATAAAGCACCGACACTTACGGATACTGATTTTTCAAATTATCTTGAGCAGGCACTTCAAATTGTTAAGGGAGGCGTTGCGGCAGCCAAACTGAATCTCTCGCCGCAACAGTTATCTTTACTGAGCGATCCGGTAAGCTTTAAACAGATGACTCTCGGGAAGAACGGAAAAACATCAGCACAGCTGGCAGAGGCAAGAGGGCTTGTGTATGTCCTGCTGTTTGCCATTTATTTTGCTGTATTGTCCTATGCCAATATGGTCGGTACAGAAATAGCAAAAGAAAAAGCGACGAGGGTAATGGAAATTTTGATATCCAGCGCAGCCCCAGTTCAGCAAATGTTTGCAAAAATTGCAGGGATAGCTTTACTGGGACTGACCCAAATGGCTGTTTTGCTGGGGATCGGCTACCTTGTGTTAAAGCAAAATATGAATACTATGCAGGGATCATTTTTCTCAGTGTTTGGATTTGGAAATACATCTCCGGCAACGATTTTGTATGCCATTATCTTTTTCTTGCTCGGATACTTATTGTATGCTACATTAGCTGCTTTTTTAGGCTCTTTAGTCAGCAGAATAGAAGATGTACAGCAAGTAATGCTGCCTATGACATTTTTGGTTATGATCGGATTCTTTATCGCCATGTCAGGACTGGGAAACCCTGAAGCTGGTTTTGTGACTGTTACATCCTATATCCCATTTTTTACACCGATGATTATGTTCATGAGAATGGGTATGCTTGACCTGCCAATTTGGCAAGGACTTATAGGAATCCTGATTTTAGTTGTTTCTATCCTGATTTTTGCTTTAATTGGAGCAAAAATATATCGCGGCGGTGTCCTAATGTATGGAAAAAACACCTATTTAAAAAATATTAAAAAAGCGCTGCAGCTATCCAAAAGCAAATGA
- a CDS encoding ABC transporter ATP-binding protein yields the protein MVLKLENVTKRFNDFTAVDQLSLTIPENEMFGFLGANGAGKTTTFRMILGLLEPNEGSVTWNGSKIDYSASPYIGYLPEERGLYPKQKVKDQLVYLARLRGMEKQAAEKELSKWLEKFHVPEYSEKKLDELSKGNQQKIQFIAAVLHRPRLLILDEPFSGLDPVNVELLKSAVWDLKHSGTTIVFSSHRMEHVEELCENLCIMHHGRPVVYGRLRDIKKSFGKKSISIHADFDLGFLKNLEGITACKLTAQGAVLQLEKEELAQTVLIKLCEKGFVRKFELEEPSLNDIFIEKVGDQHG from the coding sequence TTGGTTTTAAAGCTGGAGAATGTAACAAAAAGGTTTAATGATTTTACCGCTGTTGATCAGCTGTCGCTAACCATACCAGAAAATGAAATGTTCGGATTTTTAGGTGCCAATGGAGCAGGAAAAACGACCACCTTTCGCATGATACTTGGGCTTTTGGAGCCTAATGAAGGGAGCGTTACATGGAATGGCAGCAAAATTGATTATTCGGCAAGTCCATATATCGGTTATTTGCCGGAAGAGCGGGGACTTTATCCGAAGCAGAAGGTGAAGGACCAACTAGTGTACCTGGCCAGACTTCGCGGAATGGAGAAGCAGGCTGCTGAAAAAGAGCTGTCAAAGTGGCTGGAAAAGTTTCATGTACCTGAGTATTCCGAAAAAAAATTAGATGAATTATCCAAAGGGAACCAACAAAAAATTCAATTTATTGCTGCTGTTTTGCATAGACCGCGGCTGCTTATTTTAGATGAACCTTTTAGTGGATTGGATCCCGTAAATGTTGAACTTTTAAAAAGTGCAGTTTGGGACTTGAAACACTCAGGTACAACCATTGTATTTTCAAGCCATAGAATGGAGCACGTGGAAGAGCTCTGTGAAAATCTTTGTATTATGCACCATGGCAGGCCGGTCGTTTACGGAAGGCTGAGGGATATTAAGAAATCCTTTGGCAAAAAAAGTATTTCAATCCATGCAGATTTTGACTTGGGCTTTTTAAAGAATTTAGAGGGGATAACAGCGTGCAAACTAACAGCACAGGGAGCAGTACTACAGTTAGAAAAGGAAGAACTCGCCCAAACAGTCTTGATAAAGTTATGTGAAAAAGGGTTCGTTCGTAAGTTTGAGCTGGAAGAACCCTCTTTAAATGATATCTTTATAGAAAAGGTGGGGGACCAGCATGGATAA
- a CDS encoding TerC family protein, whose amino-acid sequence MLLIIKIIAIDIVLSGDNAVVIAMATRNLPDKQQNKGILFGTIGAVVIRILLALVIVELMKIPYVNVIGGILLLWISYKVLVGGEENVKVKSESSLLKAICTIIAADAIMSLDNVVALAGASNGHIGLIAIGVTFSIPIMIFFSKLIVQLMNKYSWIAYIGSGILAWTGANMLFKDEQFLNLINLDQGYFTYFLTGVVTITVVAAGYGVNRRASKRRFHHSH is encoded by the coding sequence ATGCTGTTAATCATAAAAATAATTGCAATTGATATCGTCCTATCAGGAGACAATGCTGTTGTGATTGCGATGGCTACTCGTAATCTGCCAGACAAACAACAAAATAAAGGAATTTTATTTGGAACAATTGGAGCCGTTGTTATTCGAATTCTCCTTGCTCTTGTGATTGTTGAACTGATGAAAATTCCTTATGTAAATGTTATTGGCGGAATCCTTCTTTTATGGATTTCGTACAAGGTTCTAGTGGGCGGAGAGGAAAATGTAAAGGTAAAATCAGAATCCAGCCTATTAAAAGCCATTTGCACTATTATTGCTGCAGACGCAATCATGAGCCTAGATAATGTCGTAGCTCTTGCCGGAGCTTCAAACGGCCATATAGGACTCATTGCAATAGGCGTAACCTTCAGCATTCCTATCATGATTTTCTTTTCAAAGTTAATTGTACAGCTGATGAATAAGTATAGCTGGATTGCTTACATTGGCTCTGGAATCCTGGCATGGACAGGAGCCAATATGCTTTTTAAGGACGAGCAGTTCCTTAATCTAATTAATCTTGACCAAGGCTATTTCACCTACTTCCTAACTGGAGTGGTGACCATTACTGTTGTAGCCGCTGGATACGGGGTGAACCGGCGGGCTTCAAAGCGCAGGTTCCATCATAGTCATTAA
- a CDS encoding YhzD family protein has product MAIFKLTAFEPDGEKILDESFEAASEQEAKQKGETLLKEKGAFEKTHRCTSPAGKLILFHR; this is encoded by the coding sequence ATGGCTATTTTTAAATTAACTGCATTTGAACCAGATGGAGAAAAAATTCTTGATGAGTCTTTTGAAGCGGCATCTGAACAGGAGGCGAAACAAAAAGGAGAAACGCTGCTTAAGGAAAAGGGGGCCTTTGAAAAAACCCATCGGTGCACATCGCCTGCAGGTAAATTAATCTTGTTTCATCGATAG
- a CDS encoding enoyl-CoA hydratase has product MISTYETIEIDIQKETAYISLNRPKSLNALNSTLIRELLDGLKSISINPNVKIVVLKGNGSAFSSGGDIKEMLQMSGEDLFKSFMDHINDLVTTLYGMPKITIAAISGAAAGLGLSIALACDHIVAEKDSKIAMNFIGIGLVPDGGGHFLLERRIGQEKAKKLIWEGKVLSGEEAINLEIIDSVTDDIHSELGVLLKVWKAKPLLAMIKTKKIYTELNRPKFLKSLELEKAAQWKMRQTKDHSEGIQAFVEKRKPEFHGE; this is encoded by the coding sequence ATGATTTCCACTTATGAAACAATTGAAATTGATATACAGAAAGAAACAGCCTATATATCCTTGAATCGGCCCAAATCTCTTAACGCCCTGAATTCTACTCTTATTAGAGAATTACTTGATGGACTTAAATCCATTTCAATTAATCCAAATGTTAAAATCGTAGTGCTTAAAGGAAATGGAAGCGCTTTTTCGTCAGGGGGCGATATAAAAGAAATGCTTCAGATGAGCGGAGAGGATCTGTTTAAATCATTTATGGACCACATCAATGACTTAGTGACCACCCTTTATGGCATGCCAAAAATTACTATTGCTGCGATAAGCGGGGCTGCAGCAGGGCTTGGTCTTAGCATTGCGCTTGCATGTGACCATATCGTAGCGGAAAAGGATAGTAAGATCGCAATGAACTTTATCGGAATTGGACTTGTACCTGACGGGGGAGGTCATTTTTTACTTGAGAGAAGGATCGGCCAGGAAAAAGCTAAAAAGCTTATTTGGGAAGGAAAAGTCCTTTCAGGAGAAGAGGCAATAAATCTAGAAATTATTGATTCGGTGACAGATGACATTCATAGCGAGTTGGGAGTACTGCTGAAGGTATGGAAAGCAAAACCTCTTCTTGCCATGATTAAAACAAAAAAAATCTATACAGAATTAAATCGTCCAAAGTTTTTAAAATCCCTTGAGCTTGAAAAGGCTGCACAATGGAAGATGAGGCAAACCAAGGATCATTCAGAAGGAATTCAGGCGTTTGTAGAAAAAAGAAAACCTGAGTTTCATGGTGAATAG
- a CDS encoding coproporphyrinogen III oxidase has protein sequence MKIQIDGLEDERFKRPLQNIANLFFEETDIFLGQDSDADIKVEILLDIKENTVTVSVSLVKSGDSEVYRAAYSKEIEEGLSEKDFFTKVKNAVSHVYLSVLQNFTGIYQKWGVLTGVRPTKLMHKKVRMGIDRELAHSQLKEEYMLSDEKIELMQSIVDLQLKVIPDLYTLQDEVSIYIGIPFCPTKCAYCTFPAYAILGKQGRVDSFLSGLHYEMRETGKWLKERGIKITTVYFGGGTPTSITAEEMDLLYEEMHQSFPEVSSIREVTVEAGRPDTITPEKLEILKKWNIDRISINPQSYTNETLKAIGRHHSVEETIDKFHLARSMGMNNINMDLIIGLPGEGVSEFQHSLDETDKLMPESLTVHTLSFKRASEMTRNKEKYKVADRSETEQMMSLAENWTKQHQYAPYYLYRQKNILGNLENVGYSLENQESLYNIIIMEEVQTIIGIGCGAASKFIDPKTGHIQQFSNPKDPKSYNENFKEYTEKKIAILEELYPAQSTQK, from the coding sequence ATGAAAATTCAAATAGATGGACTGGAGGACGAACGATTTAAACGTCCCTTGCAAAATATAGCAAATTTATTTTTTGAGGAAACAGACATTTTTTTAGGTCAAGATAGTGATGCTGATATAAAAGTAGAAATTCTCCTTGATATAAAGGAGAATACAGTAACTGTTTCTGTATCCCTAGTAAAATCGGGCGATTCAGAAGTATATAGGGCAGCGTATTCCAAAGAGATAGAAGAGGGACTATCAGAAAAGGATTTTTTTACAAAAGTAAAAAATGCGGTCTCACATGTTTACTTATCCGTGTTGCAGAATTTCACTGGCATTTATCAAAAATGGGGAGTCCTTACAGGGGTACGCCCTACAAAACTTATGCACAAAAAAGTGCGGATGGGAATTGACAGGGAGCTGGCGCATAGTCAACTAAAAGAAGAATACATGCTTTCTGATGAAAAAATTGAGCTTATGCAATCCATCGTTGACCTCCAGCTTAAGGTAATACCCGACCTGTACACCTTACAGGATGAAGTCAGCATTTATATTGGTATCCCATTTTGCCCGACCAAGTGTGCGTATTGCACATTTCCTGCGTATGCCATTCTGGGCAAGCAGGGCCGTGTGGATTCCTTTCTAAGCGGTCTCCACTATGAAATGAGGGAAACGGGAAAATGGCTGAAGGAAAGAGGGATCAAAATTACAACTGTATACTTTGGCGGAGGGACCCCAACCTCTATTACGGCTGAAGAAATGGATCTTTTATATGAAGAAATGCATCAATCCTTCCCAGAAGTTTCTTCTATACGAGAGGTTACAGTTGAAGCTGGCAGGCCTGATACGATTACCCCTGAAAAGCTGGAAATTTTAAAAAAATGGAATATTGACCGAATCAGCATTAATCCACAGTCCTATACAAACGAAACGTTAAAGGCAATTGGACGGCACCACAGTGTAGAAGAAACCATTGATAAATTCCATTTAGCAAGAAGCATGGGCATGAACAATATCAACATGGATTTAATAATTGGACTCCCCGGTGAAGGGGTATCGGAATTCCAGCATTCCTTGGATGAAACGGACAAATTAATGCCCGAGTCCTTAACAGTGCATACCCTTTCCTTTAAACGTGCTTCTGAAATGACAAGAAATAAAGAAAAATACAAAGTGGCTGACCGAAGTGAAACGGAACAAATGATGTCGCTGGCTGAGAACTGGACGAAACAGCATCAATATGCACCTTATTATCTCTACAGGCAAAAAAATATCCTGGGAAACCTTGAAAATGTCGGGTATTCTCTTGAAAATCAAGAAAGCCTTTATAACATTATTATTATGGAAGAAGTACAAACCATTATTGGAATTGGATGCGGAGCAGCGAGCAAATTTATTGATCCTAAAACGGGACATATTCAGCAGTTCTCCAATCCAAAGGATCCCAAATCCTATAATGAAAACTTTAAGGAATATACAGAGAAAAAAATAGCTATTTTAGAAGAGCTTTATCCCGCACAAAGCACCCAAAAATAG
- a CDS encoding Cof-type HAD-IIB family hydrolase: MLYKMLALNIDGTLLQGNGRLNKTTKEAIEYAGSKGIAVTLVTSRDFSSANRIAKALKLNTFLVTHQGSYIAADLKKPMFVKRISEESCAELVRFLEKFPSRIRLVHEHYSLANRVKLPSNLVGKVMFQTSNAFSYSERYVDSLSESLAESPMSPPKIEVIFEDTEDRQDCKKAINAMFDEVDCIENEDGKLEIVPSGVSKLKGVLYICDRLNIHREEVVMIGSGPDDLPLIEWAGLGVAMGNASPKIKRAADWITRSNNENGVSYMVKEHFRKQQPIQFLRKMKQMK; encoded by the coding sequence ATGCTTTATAAAATGTTAGCATTGAATATTGATGGTACCTTGTTACAAGGTAATGGCCGTTTAAATAAAACAACAAAGGAAGCAATTGAATATGCCGGAAGTAAAGGGATTGCAGTCACGCTGGTTACGTCAAGGGATTTTTCGTCAGCTAATCGTATTGCAAAGGCCCTCAAGCTGAATACCTTTTTGGTTACTCATCAAGGCTCATACATTGCTGCAGACCTCAAGAAGCCTATGTTTGTAAAAAGGATCAGTGAGGAATCCTGTGCTGAATTAGTTCGCTTCCTTGAAAAGTTTCCGTCCAGAATACGGCTAGTTCATGAACATTATTCCCTTGCCAATAGAGTGAAGCTGCCAAGTAATTTGGTAGGCAAGGTTATGTTCCAAACCAGCAATGCGTTTTCATACTCAGAGCGTTACGTCGACTCATTAAGCGAGTCGCTCGCTGAATCGCCCATGTCTCCGCCTAAAATAGAAGTGATTTTTGAAGATACAGAAGATCGTCAGGACTGCAAAAAAGCCATCAATGCAATGTTTGATGAAGTAGATTGTATAGAAAATGAAGATGGAAAACTGGAAATCGTACCATCAGGAGTTTCGAAGCTAAAAGGTGTTCTTTATATATGTGATCGATTAAATATTCACCGTGAAGAGGTCGTCATGATCGGATCCGGTCCAGATGATTTGCCGCTCATTGAGTGGGCCGGTTTAGGGGTAGCCATGGGAAATGCATCACCCAAAATAAAGCGTGCTGCAGATTGGATAACCAGATCCAATAATGAAAACGGAGTATCCTATATGGTAAAGGAACATTTCCGTAAGCAGCAGCCAATACAATTTTTGCGAAAAATGAAACAAATGAAATAA